From Luteolibacter arcticus, one genomic window encodes:
- a CDS encoding MoaD/ThiS family protein, whose product MASIAFTQHLQTHVDAPRSVVSGGTVREALEEVLSENPRLRGYVLDDAGAVRKHIAVFLDGESVKDRVGLSDPLPSGGEIFVMQALSGG is encoded by the coding sequence ATGGCTTCCATCGCATTCACGCAGCACCTCCAGACGCATGTGGATGCCCCGCGCTCGGTCGTTTCCGGTGGCACCGTGCGGGAGGCACTGGAGGAAGTATTGTCCGAGAACCCGCGGCTGCGCGGCTACGTGCTGGATGACGCCGGCGCGGTGCGGAAGCACATCGCCGTCTTCCTCGACGGGGAGTCGGTGAAGGACCGTGTCGGCCTGAGTGACCCGCTGCCGTCGGGTGGCGAGATTTTTGTGATGCAGGCTTTGTCCGGCGGCTGA
- a CDS encoding WD40/YVTN/BNR-like repeat-containing protein → MKPRIHVGTRKGLFAFEKTNGHWTPAGEWFLGIHVPMLLHDRRDGLLHAALEHGHFGTKMHRSADGGATWEEMAGVVYPPKPDDVPEIRDNFRNLVVPWSLEKVWSLETGGVDQPGLLWCGTIPGGLFRSTDSGRTWELVRGLWDRPERADWGGGGYDFPGIHSICVDPRNSQRLAVAISCGGVWLTEDGGETWEQGAHGMTYDFLPAEQGGAEPDGQDPHRMVMCPTVPDRCWVQHHCSIYRSDGAGRGWQEIPGVKPSGFGFAVAVHPKEPDTAWFVPARKDEFRYPVDGELVVTRTRDGGKSFEVLSKGLPPSPCYDLIYRHGLDIDASGDVLVMGSTTGALWVSEDQGDSWELLTAHLPPVYCVRFA, encoded by the coding sequence ATGAAACCGCGAATTCACGTCGGCACCCGCAAGGGCCTCTTCGCGTTCGAGAAAACCAACGGCCACTGGACCCCGGCGGGCGAATGGTTTCTCGGCATCCATGTCCCGATGCTGCTCCACGATCGCCGGGATGGACTGCTTCACGCTGCCCTCGAGCACGGCCACTTCGGCACCAAGATGCACCGCTCCGCCGATGGCGGGGCCACGTGGGAAGAGATGGCCGGCGTCGTCTATCCGCCGAAACCGGATGACGTGCCGGAGATCCGCGACAACTTCCGCAATCTGGTCGTCCCGTGGTCGCTGGAAAAGGTGTGGTCGTTGGAAACCGGCGGCGTTGATCAGCCGGGCCTGCTGTGGTGTGGCACTATTCCCGGTGGCCTGTTTCGCTCCACCGACAGTGGCAGGACGTGGGAGCTTGTTCGCGGATTGTGGGACCGGCCCGAGCGCGCCGATTGGGGCGGGGGTGGCTACGATTTTCCCGGCATCCACTCGATCTGTGTCGATCCACGCAATTCCCAGCGCTTGGCGGTCGCCATTTCCTGCGGCGGCGTCTGGCTGACGGAGGATGGTGGCGAAACCTGGGAGCAAGGCGCCCACGGCATGACCTACGATTTCCTGCCGGCCGAGCAGGGCGGGGCCGAGCCGGACGGCCAGGACCCGCACCGCATGGTGATGTGTCCCACGGTGCCGGATCGCTGCTGGGTGCAGCACCATTGCAGCATCTACCGCTCCGATGGGGCGGGCCGCGGTTGGCAGGAGATTCCCGGCGTGAAGCCGTCCGGCTTCGGGTTCGCCGTCGCCGTGCATCCCAAGGAGCCGGACACCGCGTGGTTCGTGCCGGCACGCAAGGACGAGTTCCGCTATCCGGTCGATGGCGAACTCGTTGTCACCCGCACCCGCGACGGCGGCAAATCCTTTGAGGTCCTCAGCAAGGGCCTCCCCCCCTCGCCATGCTACGACCTGATCTATCGCCACGGTCTCGACATCGACGCCAGTGGTGACGTGCTGGTGATGGGATCCACCACCGGCGCGCTGTGGGTCAGCGAGGACCAGGGGGATTCGTGGGAGCTGCTCACGGCGCACTTGCCGCCGGTTTACTGCGTGCGCTTCGCCTGA
- a CDS encoding nucleoside deaminase: MSDDPRFMRRAIELARMGMKTRAGGPFGAVVVKDGEIIGEGHNRVLATNDPTAHGEVVAIREACARLGTFSLAGCEIHTTGEPCPMCLGAIHWARIGRIYYGFSISDAATIGFDDREFYRQFSLPLEERDVAITESPGQEAKVLLAEYLSLPDRVAY, encoded by the coding sequence ATGTCCGACGATCCCCGCTTCATGCGCCGCGCCATTGAGCTTGCCCGGATGGGCATGAAAACCCGTGCGGGCGGCCCCTTTGGAGCGGTGGTGGTCAAGGATGGCGAAATCATCGGGGAGGGTCACAACCGTGTGCTCGCCACCAATGATCCGACGGCCCATGGCGAGGTCGTGGCCATTCGCGAGGCTTGTGCCCGGCTCGGCACGTTCAGTCTGGCGGGCTGCGAGATCCACACGACCGGCGAGCCCTGCCCGATGTGCCTCGGGGCGATCCATTGGGCACGGATCGGCCGCATCTACTATGGATTTAGTATTTCCGACGCTGCGACCATCGGCTTCGACGATCGCGAGTTCTACCGCCAGTTCTCGTTGCCGCTGGAAGAGCGGGACGTGGCGATTACCGAGTCGCCAGGTCAGGAAGCAAAGGTGCTATTGGCCGAATACCTTTCACTGCCGGACCGGGTGGCCTACTGA
- a CDS encoding DUF4394 domain-containing protein has product MSSLSFSLPAIAFGLFVSSANAVTIYTIGSDNSFYSFDSAAPGAVSQVGTSGAATGYVDVDIYGANGALYGITGSGAGSRINTANGTSTSAWTPNTNPITGSVNAFDFNPFADRVRVISNGGANNYRIQPDVASLPQTVTNPGGVLVDGGFTFTDSLGGARAGITVLGAGYTNPGDNPGSAVLYTLSSDGFLNSHTTPAGTFGNGVAVSAFGLGFTPTGSGFDIDLTNTGYALANVAGVTNLYTINLTTGISNLVGAVGNTPGLTFTGLAIVPEPSTALLGVLGGLALVRRRRN; this is encoded by the coding sequence ATGTCCTCTCTCTCATTTTCCCTCCCGGCGATCGCCTTCGGCCTGTTCGTTTCTTCTGCCAACGCGGTCACGATCTACACGATCGGCAGCGACAACAGCTTCTACTCCTTTGACTCGGCCGCTCCCGGAGCGGTGAGCCAGGTGGGTACCTCCGGTGCCGCCACAGGCTACGTCGATGTTGACATCTACGGGGCAAACGGCGCGCTCTACGGGATCACCGGCAGCGGCGCTGGATCCCGGATCAACACTGCGAACGGCACAAGCACCAGCGCCTGGACGCCAAACACCAACCCGATCACGGGCTCGGTGAACGCGTTCGACTTCAATCCGTTCGCCGACCGGGTCCGGGTGATTTCCAATGGCGGGGCCAACAACTACCGTATCCAGCCGGATGTTGCCTCCTTGCCGCAGACGGTGACGAATCCCGGCGGTGTCCTGGTGGACGGCGGATTCACCTTCACCGATTCGTTGGGAGGCGCTCGTGCGGGCATCACGGTGCTGGGCGCAGGATACACGAATCCGGGCGACAATCCCGGGTCCGCGGTTTTGTACACGCTTTCCTCGGATGGTTTCCTCAATTCGCACACCACACCTGCCGGAACGTTCGGGAACGGGGTGGCGGTCAGTGCCTTCGGCCTGGGCTTCACACCCACAGGCAGCGGCTTTGACATCGACCTGACAAACACCGGCTACGCGTTGGCCAACGTTGCCGGCGTCACCAACTTGTATACGATCAATCTCACCACTGGTATCAGCAATCTGGTCGGGGCGGTCGGTAATACTCCGGGTCTGACCTTCACTGGATTGGCAATCGTTCCCGAGCCCTCCACCGCGCTGCTCGGCGTGCTTGGAGGTCTTGCGCTCGTGCGCCGGCGCCGCAACTGA
- a CDS encoding ornithine cyclodeaminase family protein — translation MKILEEEQVHAALRYPDFIRALREAFAGDYTMPPRQVMLLDPSSPGHEAFAMLPSWNDQVIALKAFTYFPQNQAPFRSLYSKILIFDRANGVPLALVDGASVTYWRTAGVSALAADFLARKDAITLFLLGTGRLAPYLIRAHASVRAIQRVLVWGRDPDKARALISAAAAEYPGISFDVAEDIQAACGEADVIVAATGSPDILVRGAWVKPGTHTDFLGNHHADKRECDTELVTRSKVYVDTRANCFREAGEILVPIAEGVFSQEQVTGELADLCRGTVPGRTSEEEITLFKSVGCALGDLCGALAVYRAGTD, via the coding sequence ATGAAAATCCTCGAGGAAGAGCAGGTTCACGCCGCGCTGCGGTATCCGGACTTTATCAGAGCGCTGCGCGAAGCCTTCGCCGGCGACTACACCATGCCGCCGCGGCAGGTGATGCTGCTCGATCCGTCCTCACCGGGGCATGAAGCGTTCGCGATGCTGCCGTCGTGGAACGACCAGGTGATCGCGCTCAAGGCGTTCACCTACTTTCCGCAGAACCAAGCGCCCTTTCGCTCGCTCTATTCGAAGATCCTCATCTTCGATCGCGCGAATGGCGTGCCGCTGGCACTCGTCGATGGCGCAAGCGTGACCTACTGGCGGACGGCCGGTGTCTCGGCGCTGGCGGCGGACTTTCTCGCGCGCAAGGATGCCATTACTCTCTTCCTGTTAGGAACGGGCCGGCTTGCACCCTACCTCATCCGTGCCCATGCGAGCGTGCGCGCGATCCAGCGCGTACTGGTATGGGGCAGGGATCCGGACAAGGCCCGCGCTTTGATCTCCGCCGCGGCCGCCGAATATCCCGGCATCAGCTTCGACGTCGCCGAAGACATCCAAGCCGCATGCGGCGAAGCGGACGTCATCGTCGCCGCCACTGGCAGTCCCGATATCCTCGTCCGCGGTGCCTGGGTGAAGCCCGGCACCCACACCGATTTCCTGGGCAATCATCACGCCGACAAACGCGAGTGCGATACGGAACTGGTGACGCGCTCGAAGGTGTACGTGGACACCCGCGCGAACTGCTTTCGCGAAGCGGGCGAGATCCTCGTGCCGATCGCCGAAGGCGTCTTCTCCCAAGAGCAAGTGACGGGTGAACTCGCCGACCTCTGCCGTGGCACCGTTCCCGGCCGAACCTCGGAAGAAGAGATCACCCTCTTCAAGTCCGTCGGCTGCGCCCTCGGCGACCTTTGCGGAGCCCTGGCGGTGTATCGGGCCGGGACTGACTGA
- a CDS encoding septal ring lytic transglycosylase RlpA family protein, whose translation MPFLLLASCAYPGGDYRGYQTKSYHVRGQTYHPMDVDQAIHHVESGTASWYNESSFFGLKRGQTSLGEKVMPWHLIAAHKTLPLPCMVQVTNIENGKSVKCRVNDRGPFIGDRIIDLSPRAAKKIGFRDQGLAEVEVKVLSVGDGEYKRSAKKKWFFGIF comes from the coding sequence TTGCCATTTTTGCTACTGGCCTCCTGCGCCTATCCGGGTGGCGATTACCGGGGCTATCAGACCAAGTCGTACCACGTCCGCGGGCAGACCTATCACCCGATGGACGTGGACCAAGCGATCCACCACGTCGAAAGCGGCACCGCCTCCTGGTACAATGAGTCCAGCTTCTTCGGCCTCAAGCGCGGCCAAACCTCGCTCGGTGAAAAGGTCATGCCGTGGCACCTGATCGCCGCGCACAAGACCCTGCCCCTGCCCTGCATGGTGCAGGTCACCAACATTGAGAATGGCAAGTCGGTGAAATGCCGGGTCAATGACCGCGGCCCCTTCATCGGCGACCGCATCATCGATCTCTCGCCTCGCGCCGCGAAAAAGATCGGCTTCAGGGACCAAGGGCTGGCCGAGGTGGAGGTGAAGGTCCTCTCCGTCGGCGACGGCGAATACAAGCGCAGCGCGAAGAAGAAGTGGTTCTTCGGAATCTTCTGA
- a CDS encoding HU family DNA-binding protein yields the protein MATITKRELVIKISNETGLTQQQVFDVIQKTLDSITDSLSNGDTVVMRNFGAFQVKETKAKIGRNPKDPDKDVPIPARAVVKFKPGKEMKEQVARTLPMIRERDK from the coding sequence ATGGCAACCATCACCAAACGCGAGCTCGTCATCAAAATCTCCAACGAAACCGGCCTCACCCAACAGCAGGTGTTCGACGTGATCCAGAAGACCCTCGATTCCATCACCGATTCCCTCTCCAACGGCGACACCGTGGTGATGCGGAATTTCGGCGCCTTCCAGGTGAAGGAGACCAAGGCCAAGATCGGCCGTAACCCGAAGGATCCGGACAAGGATGTGCCGATCCCCGCCCGCGCCGTCGTCAAGTTCAAGCCGGGCAAGGAAATGAAGGAGCAGGTCGCCCGCACCCTGCCGATGATCCGCGAGCGCGATAAGTAA
- the rnhC gene encoding ribonuclease HIII yields the protein MKMRKSLAFTALRPFPCGVSLTSHTAPLTTAQAARLREVLEERGYEFEAKPYTLFAAKKGKLNVSVYEKGPKVLVQGKETEDFIRFILEPEVLGEARLGYEEELDPEMFAPHFGIDESGKGDYFGPLVIAGVYTDTTVVRALMAAGVMDSKRISSAKRIRDLAAKIREVPGVATSVVAIGPERYNGMFASFGNLNRLLAWGHAKVIANLAAQRPACPRALSDQFARPDVLARALKQQNISIQLDQRTKGESDIAVAAASILARERFVEWMDKTSSAGGIVLPLGASAAVIEAAKQVVAKHGMEALGKVAKLHFKTTAAVSGDSNGAGMDPA from the coding sequence ATGAAGATGCGAAAATCCTTGGCCTTCACCGCACTGCGACCGTTCCCTTGCGGCGTGTCCCTGACCTCCCACACCGCACCGCTCACCACCGCCCAGGCCGCCCGCCTGCGGGAGGTGTTGGAGGAGCGCGGCTATGAGTTCGAGGCCAAGCCCTACACGCTCTTCGCCGCGAAGAAGGGCAAGCTGAACGTGTCCGTCTACGAGAAGGGCCCGAAGGTGCTGGTGCAGGGCAAGGAAACCGAGGACTTCATTCGCTTCATCTTGGAGCCCGAGGTGCTCGGCGAGGCCCGGTTAGGCTACGAGGAAGAGTTGGATCCCGAGATGTTCGCGCCGCACTTCGGCATCGATGAAAGCGGCAAGGGCGATTACTTCGGCCCGCTGGTCATCGCCGGGGTCTATACCGATACGACCGTCGTCCGGGCACTGATGGCCGCGGGGGTGATGGATTCGAAGCGGATCTCCAGCGCAAAACGCATCCGCGACCTCGCCGCGAAGATCCGCGAGGTGCCGGGCGTCGCGACCTCGGTCGTGGCGATCGGCCCGGAACGCTACAACGGGATGTTCGCCTCGTTCGGCAATCTCAACCGCCTGCTCGCCTGGGGCCATGCCAAGGTCATTGCAAATCTTGCAGCCCAGCGGCCGGCCTGCCCGCGCGCCCTGAGCGACCAATTCGCCCGGCCCGACGTGCTGGCACGCGCGCTCAAGCAGCAAAATATATCCATCCAGCTCGACCAGCGGACCAAGGGAGAATCGGACATCGCCGTGGCCGCCGCATCCATCCTCGCTCGCGAGCGTTTCGTGGAGTGGATGGACAAGACTTCCTCCGCGGGAGGTATTGTGCTACCATTGGGAGCTTCCGCCGCGGTAATCGAGGCCGCCAAGCAGGTCGTCGCCAAGCACGGAATGGAGGCGCTTGGCAAGGTCGCAAAGCTGCATTTCAAGACCACGGCAGCGGTCAGCGGTGATTCAAACGGCGCTGGCATGGATCCAGCATGA